Proteins encoded within one genomic window of Candidatus Hepatoplasma crinochetorum Av:
- a CDS encoding RCC1 domain-containing protein has product MKKIISAIAIIPIVFAFGYNNSNYKKLNKNKEIEEKIVLKDFEVGDYHSGITIDTNFDGYADTLYMWGYNNQGQIGDGTTINKYYPIKITPKGQDNWNGNIIDISLNGDHSGITVDTNYDGYADTLYMWGRNSNGEIGDGTTKDTYIPKKITPNNQNNWNGNIIDLDAGNNYSGVSIDTNYDGYADTLYMWGYNNSGQIGNGSSGSNILNPTIITPENGNWNGAIYDISFGIYHSGATIDSNYDGYADTLYMWGDNQYGQLGDGTSNDKYYPTIIRQQNQDDWDGNIIDLSLGRNHTGIVVDNNSGENYNTLYMWGANGNGQIGNGTIGPNVWYPTTITPQNQENWNGNIVDLSLGHYNSSVIIDNNKDNFADTLYMWGGNNNGQLGDGTQNNILNPKIITPENESDWNGNIIDVSSGQNFTGVLIDNNKDNFADTLYMCGSDNYGQLGNGGNSKDSKKIYFIPIASTIPNLLNTFQFYSINGKIFIELKFNDVLETIDETIEVKIIDSDGNIYNTTFIDGRSNIEEDSYYYRIDYDFDRGQTYIFDTLIINGNQFNINNYQFTTDYLISDFKITNVNSSEATVSLNLNNNGENFSLDKYTEDQRQIKINYTNLDLNTTYHKKVTLDDSYKIKLNNLNIDTNYQITSIQYFYENGSYKYKVEQDSLNFKTNEAIPKIISNSFTVIDYSINDNSFNYTVEIDNLKPNADKTGFENYDVNNGIWLIDNDDNIYNSTYLDYQQIGYSEYQGYYNYQFVFNQSGLNSNTTYLFTGITLDNLEQTLNPTIYNFNSLISVTTTGVGEQEPLIIANSISVIENSITSNSFNYVIQIDNLKLENGSNLNDPIFSNFNPKNGLYLKNNLGQIFRSDYILESEIYLGNGTTTGTSKYQFTFQINGLNSNTTYTFTEAKIVTNNNYTNIDDVIVKTLM; this is encoded by the coding sequence ATGAAAAAAATTATTAGCGCTATTGCGATTATTCCAATAGTTTTTGCTTTTGGATATAATAATTCAAATTATAAAAAATTAAATAAAAATAAAGAAATAGAAGAAAAAATTGTTCTAAAGGATTTTGAAGTAGGAGATTATCATAGTGGTATAACTATTGATACAAATTTTGATGGTTATGCAGATACATTATATATGTGAGGATATAATAATCAAGGTCAGATAGGTGATGGAACAACAATAAACAAATATTATCCAATAAAAATTACACCAAAAGGACAAGATAATTGAAATGGAAATATTATTGATATTTCTTTAAATGGAGATCATAGTGGAATTACTGTTGATACTAATTATGATGGTTATGCAGATACATTATATATGTGAGGAAGAAATTCAAATGGAGAAATTGGTGATGGAACAACAAAGGATACATATATACCAAAAAAAATTACACCCAATAATCAAAATAATTGAAATGGAAATATTATAGATTTAGATGCAGGTAATAATTATAGTGGAGTTAGTATTGATACTAATTATGACGGTTATGCAGATACATTATATATGTGAGGATATAATAATAGTGGACAAATTGGAAATGGATCAAGTGGATCTAATATTTTAAATCCAACAATAATAACCCCAGAAAATGGTAATTGGAATGGAGCAATTTATGATATCTCTTTTGGAATCTATCATAGTGGAGCAACTATAGATTCTAATTATGATGGATATGCAGATACATTATATATGTGAGGAGATAATCAGTATGGACAACTTGGTGATGGTACAAGTAATGATAAATATTATCCTACAATTATAAGACAACAAAATCAAGATGATTGAGATGGAAATATTATTGATTTATCATTAGGAAGAAATCATACCGGAATCGTAGTGGATAATAATTCAGGTGAAAATTATAATACATTATATATGTGAGGAGCAAATGGTAATGGACAAATTGGAAATGGAACAATAGGACCAAATGTTTGATATCCAACTACAATTACTCCACAAAATCAAGAGAATTGAAATGGAAATATTGTTGATTTATCATTAGGACATTATAATAGCAGCGTTATCATAGATAATAATAAGGATAATTTTGCAGATACATTGTATATGTGAGGAGGCAATAATAACGGACAGCTTGGTGATGGAACTCAAAATAATATTTTAAATCCAAAAATTATTACACCGGAAAATGAATCGGATTGAAATGGAAATATAATTGATGTCTCTTCAGGTCAAAATTTTACTGGAGTTCTTATTGATAATAATAAAGATAATTTTGCAGATACATTATATATGTGTGGAAGTGATAATTATGGACAATTAGGAAATGGGGGCAATTCAAAAGATTCAAAGAAAATCTATTTTATTCCAATAGCTTCTACTATTCCTAATTTACTAAATACATTTCAATTTTATTCTATTAATGGAAAAATATTTATTGAATTGAAATTTAATGATGTATTAGAAACAATTGATGAAACAATAGAAGTAAAAATCATAGATTCAGATGGAAATATTTATAATACAACTTTTATTGATGGTAGATCAAATATTGAAGAAGATTCATATTATTATCGAATAGATTATGATTTTGATCGTGGACAAACTTATATATTTGATACATTAATAATTAATGGAAATCAATTTAATATAAATAATTATCAATTTACTACTGATTACTTAATTTCAGATTTTAAAATAACAAATGTAAATTCTTCAGAAGCTACCGTTAGCTTAAATTTAAATAATAACGGAGAGAATTTTTCTCTTGATAAATATACCGAAGATCAAAGACAAATAAAAATAAATTATACAAATCTTGATTTAAATACAACTTATCATAAAAAAGTAACTTTAGATGATTCTTATAAAATTAAATTAAATAATTTAAATATAGATACAAATTATCAAATTACTTCAATCCAATATTTTTATGAAAATGGAAGTTATAAATATAAGGTAGAACAAGATTCTTTAAATTTTAAAACAAATGAAGCAATTCCTAAAATAATATCTAATTCTTTTACTGTAATTGATTATTCAATTAATGATAATTCTTTTAATTATACTGTTGAAATCGATAATTTAAAACCAAATGCTGATAAAACAGGTTTTGAAAATTATGATGTAAATAATGGAATTTGATTAATTGATAATGATGATAATATTTATAATTCTACTTATTTAGATTATCAACAAATTGGATATAGTGAATATCAAGGATATTATAATTACCAATTTGTCTTTAATCAAAGTGGATTAAATTCAAATACTACATATTTATTTACTGGTATCACACTTGATAATTTAGAACAAACATTAAATCCAACAATTTATAATTTTAATTCCTTAATTTCTGTAACAACAACAGGAGTTGGAGAACAAGAACCATTAATTATTGCTAATTCTATTTCAGTAATTGAGAATTCAATTACTTCTAATTCATTTAATTATGTAATCCAAATTGATAATTTGAAATTAGAAAATGGATCTAATTTAAATGATCCAATTTTTAGTAATTTTAATCCAAAAAATGGATTATATTTAAAAAATAATTTGGGGCAAATATTTAGATCAGATTATATTTTAGAAAGTGAAATTTATCTTGGAAACGGAACAACAACAGGAACATCAAAATATCAATTTACTTTTCAAATTAATGGCTTAAATTCAAACACAACTTATACATTTACAGAAGCTAAAATAGTTACTAATAATAACTATACAAA